A window of the Bdellovibrio sp. ZAP7 genome harbors these coding sequences:
- the aroC gene encoding chorismate synthase yields the protein MSSANQFGSRFTMSSFGESHGTALGVLIDGCPAGVKFDANVLTRELERRRPGHHGSGQIVSGRQETDVPEVLSGVFEGKTLGTPIAIIVRNQDARSQDYSKIQNSPRAGHADDVWKNKFGHSDHRGGGRSSGRETVSRVMAGAVAKMLVNEVSARTKVIGYASQIGPMTLPEADRKNVANVDVDSYQARFPSKDDQKVAELLKKAQESGDSYGGIAEILIQAPPAHLGQPVFHKLKSDLAMAFMSVGAANGFELGLGFDSAEVQGTQFHQGSQDVYGGIRGGISTGDDILLRVSFKPTSSILDVAKKGRHDPCIVTRAIPVLEAMTWLVLADHYLWAKTDKL from the coding sequence ATGAGTTCAGCAAATCAATTTGGATCTCGCTTTACGATGTCATCTTTTGGTGAAAGTCACGGAACAGCCCTAGGTGTTTTAATTGATGGTTGTCCTGCTGGAGTTAAATTCGATGCGAATGTTCTGACTCGTGAATTAGAAAGACGTCGTCCCGGTCATCATGGATCAGGACAAATTGTTTCAGGCCGCCAGGAAACGGATGTTCCAGAAGTTTTAAGTGGTGTGTTTGAAGGAAAGACTTTGGGCACTCCGATTGCGATCATCGTAAGAAATCAAGATGCGCGTTCTCAGGATTATTCTAAAATTCAAAACTCTCCACGTGCGGGTCACGCCGATGATGTCTGGAAAAATAAATTCGGTCACAGTGATCACCGAGGTGGTGGTCGTTCTTCAGGACGTGAAACCGTTTCACGCGTGATGGCTGGTGCCGTGGCGAAAATGTTGGTGAACGAAGTAAGTGCTCGCACCAAAGTTATCGGCTATGCCTCACAAATCGGTCCGATGACATTGCCAGAGGCTGATCGTAAAAACGTTGCCAATGTCGATGTGGATTCCTATCAAGCGCGTTTTCCTTCCAAAGACGATCAAAAGGTTGCAGAGCTTTTAAAGAAAGCGCAGGAAAGCGGCGACAGCTATGGCGGTATTGCAGAAATTTTGATTCAGGCTCCGCCAGCGCATTTGGGTCAGCCCGTATTTCATAAGTTGAAATCAGACCTGGCCATGGCTTTCATGAGCGTGGGTGCTGCGAACGGATTTGAGTTGGGTTTGGGTTTTGATTCAGCCGAAGTTCAGGGAACTCAGTTCCATCAGGGCTCCCAGGACGTTTACGGTGGAATCCGCGGCGGTATTTCAACTGGCGATGACATTTTATTGCGAGTTTCCTTTAAACCCACCAGCTCTATTTTAGATGTGGCAAAAAAAGGACGTCATGATCCTTGTATCGTGACTCGCGCAATCCCTGTACTGGAGGCCATGACATGGCTGGTATTGGCAGACCATTACCTCTGGGCTAAAACAGACAAACTGTAA
- a CDS encoding shikimate kinase produces MITLIIGHRGTGKTELIKRMSLTMQNPNVAYLDLDDEIEKRIGKTIRELFMEHGEAYFREMERQMFLEVLQKPYKDIFLVLGAGFDVSIIPNDLHVLWVKRQTDLDGRIFLNRPRLNPDMTPLQEFIKRASPREVRYQAVADEVYLMPEGVFEHHHQVLNLERRILSHQLQNIGGGVTVLASTFEKLHRLPMFKERYAGRGVEYFELRDDFLSEENILHFIGEFPQDKFIFSFRAAKDRAGWWKSESAQFLLNKATWIDWPLELGAPTDVLENIPKEKIILSAHESAHFLDLQKLESEVAHLKFAPLIDSFKDLSRLHHWQQEQDETRSFIPRSTDGRWTWYRLRQKGQQLINFWREGEGSAGDQPSLFQWMMTPTRPSNFAAVLGDPVVHSFTPVEHSDFFFERNIPVFAIRIARDEWDQAMPLLQEMGLQYAAVTAPHKEPAAKWCQHPTLSAVNTLYYNKKQVKWQGTSTDEAGFIELIEGVGMLAPLQKEIVVWGGGGTLPMIEKVLPHASYYSARTGEPRDGSKASADFVPKVIVWAAPRVDETYMPPADWKPAMVFDLNYKEDSVGREYAQLCGANYESGLKMFIAQAQLQRVFWKECEEKA; encoded by the coding sequence ATGATTACATTAATTATCGGACACCGTGGCACCGGCAAAACAGAATTGATCAAGCGCATGAGCTTAACCATGCAAAATCCGAATGTCGCGTACTTGGATCTGGATGATGAGATCGAAAAACGCATCGGTAAAACCATCCGAGAACTTTTCATGGAGCACGGCGAGGCCTATTTCCGCGAAATGGAAAGGCAGATGTTTCTGGAGGTTTTACAAAAACCTTATAAGGACATCTTTTTGGTTTTAGGAGCGGGTTTCGATGTCAGCATCATTCCCAATGATCTGCATGTGTTGTGGGTTAAGAGGCAGACGGACTTGGATGGGCGCATCTTTTTAAATCGTCCACGTTTGAATCCCGACATGACTCCGTTGCAGGAATTCATCAAACGAGCAAGCCCCCGCGAAGTTCGCTACCAAGCGGTTGCTGATGAAGTGTACTTGATGCCAGAAGGCGTATTTGAACATCATCACCAGGTTTTAAATCTGGAACGCCGAATTCTTTCGCATCAACTGCAAAACATCGGCGGGGGAGTAACGGTCCTGGCGTCCACTTTTGAAAAGCTCCATCGTCTGCCCATGTTTAAAGAACGGTATGCAGGTCGTGGTGTTGAGTACTTTGAACTTCGTGATGATTTCCTAAGTGAAGAAAATATTCTGCATTTCATCGGCGAATTCCCGCAGGATAAATTCATCTTTTCTTTCCGGGCAGCCAAAGACCGCGCCGGTTGGTGGAAATCTGAAAGTGCCCAGTTCCTTTTGAATAAAGCGACGTGGATCGATTGGCCCCTGGAACTTGGGGCGCCGACGGATGTCTTAGAGAATATTCCCAAAGAAAAAATAATCCTGTCGGCCCACGAAAGCGCGCATTTCCTGGATTTGCAGAAATTGGAATCGGAAGTTGCGCATTTAAAATTTGCTCCGCTGATTGATAGTTTCAAAGACCTGTCGCGCCTGCATCACTGGCAGCAGGAACAGGACGAGACTCGCAGTTTTATTCCGCGCTCGACCGATGGTCGTTGGACGTGGTACCGACTTCGTCAAAAAGGTCAGCAGCTGATTAATTTTTGGCGTGAAGGCGAAGGTAGTGCGGGCGATCAACCCAGTTTGTTTCAGTGGATGATGACACCCACAAGACCATCAAATTTTGCGGCGGTTCTGGGTGATCCGGTGGTTCACAGTTTTACTCCGGTTGAACATTCTGATTTTTTCTTTGAAAGAAATATTCCGGTTTTTGCAATTCGCATTGCCCGCGACGAGTGGGATCAAGCGATGCCGTTATTACAGGAAATGGGGCTGCAATATGCTGCAGTCACTGCTCCGCATAAGGAGCCGGCTGCGAAATGGTGTCAGCATCCGACGTTAAGCGCAGTGAACACTTTATATTATAATAAAAAACAAGTGAAGTGGCAGGGGACCTCAACGGATGAAGCTGGCTTCATCGAGTTGATCGAAGGCGTGGGCATGCTTGCACCTTTGCAAAAAGAAATCGTCGTCTGGGGTGGCGGTGGCACATTACCGATGATCGAAAAAGTTCTGCCTCATGCCTCGTATTATTCGGCACGTACGGGTGAACCCCGTGATGGTTCAAAAGCGTCAGCTGACTTTGTTCCTAAAGTCATTGTTTGGGCGGCTCCACGCGTGGATGAAACTTATATGCCTCCGGCGGATTGGAAGCCAGCCATGGTTTTTGATCTGAATTACAAAGAAGATTCAGTGGGCAGAGAATACGCGCAGCTGTGTGGCGCCAACTATGAATCCGGTTTGAAAATGTTTATTGCCCAGGCTCAGCTGCAGCGAGTTTTCTGGAAAGAGTGTGAGGAAAAAGCATGA
- a CDS encoding 3-phosphoshikimate 1-carboxyvinyltransferase → MAKFHFQGSIPGSKSVFNRALIVQSYFPVLDLHGFAGCDDVRFMREGLKGLKASSRIDCGEGGTTFRFMALRASRIRGVHVLKGSPRLMSRPQKGLIDLLRQLGVQAQIKKNEMHIVSEGWKKFRGVPIKVDTTESSQYASALILNSWLLSFDLDFELVGSKVSESYFLLTLEMLKKMGLRIKQTPTGFLVPAEQRLEKLSYEVEADMSSMFTMASAGALAGTSVIENFPEVTEQPDKVFVEIFKKMGVGVELDGRILTINKPKHLRAVDWNLFQCPDLFPVLAVVCSFADGVSKLHGAPHLVAKESNRIAKVADLFNLLGIQYEVLEDGMIIHGNPNQTLKKGIVFNPDEDHRMVMAAVLMKLMGHEIKIQHPEAINKSFPEFWDMIGIKP, encoded by the coding sequence ATGGCTAAGTTCCACTTTCAAGGAAGCATCCCGGGATCTAAATCTGTTTTCAATCGTGCATTGATTGTCCAAAGTTATTTTCCAGTTTTGGATCTTCACGGTTTTGCGGGATGTGATGATGTGCGCTTTATGCGAGAAGGCCTAAAAGGTCTGAAAGCAAGCAGCCGCATTGATTGTGGTGAGGGCGGAACGACATTTCGTTTTATGGCTTTAAGAGCTTCGCGTATTCGTGGTGTGCATGTCCTTAAGGGAAGCCCGCGTTTGATGTCCCGTCCGCAAAAAGGTTTGATCGATCTTCTTCGTCAGCTGGGTGTTCAGGCGCAAATCAAAAAAAATGAAATGCATATCGTCAGTGAAGGCTGGAAGAAGTTCAGAGGCGTGCCGATTAAGGTCGACACGACCGAGTCTTCCCAATATGCCTCTGCTTTGATTCTTAATTCCTGGCTTTTAAGTTTTGATCTGGATTTCGAATTAGTCGGCAGCAAAGTTTCAGAGAGTTATTTTCTGCTGACACTGGAAATGCTGAAAAAGATGGGTTTGCGAATCAAGCAAACTCCCACAGGATTTTTGGTTCCCGCAGAACAGCGTCTGGAAAAGCTATCCTATGAAGTCGAAGCCGATATGAGCTCGATGTTTACGATGGCTTCTGCAGGTGCCTTGGCTGGAACCTCCGTTATTGAAAACTTCCCGGAAGTGACAGAGCAACCCGACAAAGTTTTCGTCGAAATTTTTAAAAAAATGGGTGTCGGAGTTGAACTGGATGGAAGAATTCTGACGATCAATAAACCCAAGCACTTGCGCGCGGTGGACTGGAATCTGTTTCAATGCCCGGACCTGTTCCCGGTGCTTGCGGTCGTCTGCAGTTTTGCCGATGGTGTTTCCAAACTTCATGGGGCACCTCACTTGGTGGCCAAAGAATCTAATCGTATCGCCAAGGTGGCAGATCTTTTCAATCTTTTGGGAATTCAATACGAAGTCCTGGAAGATGGTATGATCATTCACGGGAATCCCAACCAAACTTTGAAAAAAGGCATCGTCTTTAATCCTGACGAAGATCACCGCATGGTGATGGCGGCGGTCCTGATGAAGTTGATGGGACATGAAATCAAAATTCAACATCCCGAAGCTATTAACAAAAGTTTCCCGGAATTCTGGGACATGATCGGGATTAAGCCATGA
- a CDS encoding 3-dehydroquinate synthase translates to MKSQSTLVFSNELPPVKKLGEELLLIYDQILAQKSPVFKKWSQQIALKYAVQAGEHLKDIEHFPRHIKAITKLTEQTSVKKLTIVVVGGGSLGDFGGFVASILKRGVRLIHIPSTWLAAIDSAHGGKTALNVGGAKNQIGTFYPAEQILMVRSVLMSQPEARAYEGFGELVKIALIEGGKLWNSLAKERQVNSRVLWKHLEAAVKAKYKVVAKDPEEKKGIRHVLNLGHTVGHVLESYYELPHGIAINYGLDFALRFSVQKKIMKPTEAEKIYSEPIMGFLLSPLRDDMISIKSNDLNEYRRLLLSDKKKTKAATLRFVFVQKPGKTVIREVSVDDLLIEICRQREEELHG, encoded by the coding sequence ATGAAATCTCAAAGCACGCTTGTCTTTTCGAATGAACTTCCTCCGGTAAAAAAACTGGGGGAGGAACTTCTTCTGATTTACGATCAGATCCTTGCGCAGAAATCTCCTGTCTTTAAAAAATGGTCGCAGCAAATCGCCCTGAAATATGCGGTTCAAGCCGGCGAGCATTTAAAAGACATCGAGCATTTCCCTCGCCACATCAAAGCAATTACTAAACTTACAGAACAAACTTCTGTAAAAAAACTCACCATCGTTGTGGTTGGTGGTGGCAGTCTCGGTGACTTCGGTGGTTTTGTCGCAAGCATTTTAAAGCGCGGCGTGCGCTTGATCCATATTCCCTCCACGTGGTTGGCTGCGATTGATTCCGCACACGGTGGAAAAACCGCGCTGAATGTTGGTGGCGCGAAAAATCAAATCGGCACATTTTATCCTGCAGAGCAAATCTTGATGGTTCGCTCGGTGCTGATGTCCCAACCCGAAGCCCGTGCCTATGAGGGGTTCGGAGAACTGGTAAAGATCGCGCTGATCGAGGGCGGAAAGTTGTGGAACTCTTTGGCCAAAGAACGCCAGGTGAATTCCAGAGTTCTTTGGAAGCATCTGGAGGCAGCAGTTAAAGCCAAATACAAAGTTGTCGCCAAAGATCCTGAAGAGAAAAAAGGCATTCGCCATGTTCTGAATCTGGGCCACACTGTCGGCCATGTTTTGGAAAGCTATTACGAATTGCCTCATGGTATTGCTATTAATTATGGTTTGGATTTTGCCCTACGCTTTAGTGTGCAAAAGAAAATCATGAAACCGACTGAGGCCGAGAAAATTTATTCCGAGCCGATCATGGGATTCCTGTTGTCACCACTGCGTGATGATATGATTTCTATCAAAAGCAACGACCTTAATGAATATCGTCGTCTGCTTTTAAGCGATAAAAAGAAAACCAAAGCGGCAACGCTAAGATTTGTTTTCGTACAAAAACCTGGCAAAACGGTGATTCGAGAAGTGAGCGTCGATGATCTGTTAATCGAGATCTGTCGCCAGCGCGAAGAGGAGCTTCATGGCTAA
- the ung gene encoding uracil-DNA glycosylase: MEKLSNTKHKIELHPSWKAKLAAEFEKDSMKSLTAFLQKESKAGKTIYPQGDEYFAALNLTPLDKVKVVIVGQDPYHGPGQAHGLCFSVREGVRFPPSLLNIFKELKADMGIEIPKSGSLTKWAEHGVLLLNAVLTVEDGKAAAHSGKGWEEFTDKIIHVLNEEKENIVFILWGAYAQKKAAFVDRKKHFVIESVHPSPLSAHRGFFGTKPFSKANEYLKSKGKEPVDWSL; the protein is encoded by the coding sequence ATCGAAAAATTATCTAATACCAAACATAAAATAGAATTACACCCAAGCTGGAAAGCGAAACTTGCAGCGGAGTTTGAAAAAGACTCCATGAAAAGTCTGACGGCATTTTTGCAAAAAGAGTCCAAAGCAGGAAAGACGATCTATCCGCAAGGTGATGAATACTTTGCGGCGTTGAATTTGACACCACTTGATAAAGTGAAAGTGGTTATCGTCGGTCAAGATCCTTATCACGGTCCCGGTCAAGCGCACGGTTTGTGTTTTTCAGTGCGTGAGGGTGTGCGTTTCCCACCGTCATTGCTGAATATTTTTAAGGAATTGAAGGCCGACATGGGAATTGAGATTCCCAAAAGCGGTTCTTTGACCAAGTGGGCAGAGCATGGAGTGCTTTTACTCAATGCGGTTTTGACGGTAGAGGATGGGAAAGCTGCTGCGCATTCAGGTAAGGGTTGGGAAGAATTCACGGATAAAATCATCCACGTTCTAAATGAAGAAAAAGAAAACATCGTTTTTATCTTGTGGGGTGCTTATGCCCAGAAGAAAGCCGCCTTCGTTGACCGCAAAAAGCACTTTGTTATTGAATCTGTTCACCCGTCGCCGCTATCGGCACATCGCGGCTTTTTCGGAACAAAACCATTCTCAAAAGCCAATGAGTATCTAAAGTCCAAGGGCAAAGAGCCTGTGGACTGGAGCCTCTAG
- a CDS encoding sterol desaturase family protein has translation MKALHQTIRCVYYPALLTAAVYLFFLFKDNFPGEKLAVLTALISIGVIVIIAITERVMPYREEWNIPRGDRIYNFTLTNIVLPILSKIVEIILGFAFLSSTSGFIHDNIHTLWPKEWPLLAQLVPALLICEFFFYWTHRFGHTVTALWKFHSIHHVVERVYWDNAGVFHPVDLFFNWLFYFFPLFLLGVPQELIALFLLVNAVTGLLEHANVDFEMGPLNKIFNTAQLHRWHHSVTPEISAKNFGKVLSVWDVVFKTWYKPQDQHVGAVGVQGENIPKDIPGLMAHPFRYLKERLPSISLKRVD, from the coding sequence ATGAAGGCTCTTCATCAAACAATCCGCTGCGTTTACTATCCAGCTCTTTTGACGGCTGCGGTGTATCTTTTTTTCCTCTTTAAGGATAACTTTCCTGGTGAAAAGCTCGCAGTCCTCACGGCGTTGATTTCCATCGGTGTGATCGTGATTATTGCGATCACAGAGCGGGTGATGCCTTACCGTGAAGAGTGGAATATTCCCCGCGGCGATCGCATTTACAATTTCACTCTAACGAATATCGTTTTGCCCATCCTTTCTAAAATTGTTGAGATCATTTTAGGTTTTGCTTTTTTAAGTTCCACTTCAGGATTTATCCACGACAATATTCACACGCTATGGCCGAAAGAGTGGCCTTTGCTTGCGCAATTGGTACCGGCGCTTTTAATCTGTGAATTCTTTTTTTACTGGACACATCGCTTTGGTCACACAGTGACAGCATTATGGAAATTCCATTCTATCCACCACGTGGTTGAACGTGTGTACTGGGATAATGCTGGTGTTTTTCACCCGGTGGATTTGTTCTTTAACTGGCTGTTTTATTTTTTCCCGCTTTTCTTATTGGGAGTTCCGCAAGAGTTGATCGCATTATTCTTGTTGGTCAACGCCGTAACGGGATTGCTAGAGCATGCGAATGTTGATTTTGAAATGGGACCGCTGAATAAAATCTTTAATACAGCGCAATTGCATCGCTGGCATCACTCAGTGACACCGGAAATCTCTGCAAAGAATTTCGGAAAGGTTTTATCTGTATGGGACGTGGTTTTTAAAACTTGGTATAAGCCGCAAGATCAGCACGTCGGCGCCGTGGGCGTCCAGGGCGAGAACATCCCTAAAGACATTCCCGGACTAATGGCTCATCCGTTCCGCTATCTAAAAGAAAGACTCCCTTCAATCAGCTTGAAGAGAGTCGATTGA
- a CDS encoding DUF2817 domain-containing protein produces MMKPLRYLIVSMICSLAGVSAAHAEYANLDQTCVNDLKKFPGAWDDKLLQQACAKVIMDPQCVSVEGRPIYHYDKTASDTGAKRILVISLIHGDETHAGTVGRYWMERLESIAPRNTWRVVPVLNPDGVKYKTRTNANKIDVNRNFPTKDWDAGAIASWKKTTSENPRRFPGKEGGSEPETKCALHHIDDFKPDFIVSVHTPLKVLDFDGPKFSPPPKFDYLPWRSLGNYPGSLGRYMWMERSTPVLTMELKENLPPNLAPFDQLQDIIGTLVKLDAARKAANTSSATSSSKYLPLAFEVGK; encoded by the coding sequence ATGATGAAGCCACTTCGTTACCTAATAGTAAGTATGATTTGTTCACTCGCAGGGGTATCCGCAGCGCATGCGGAGTATGCAAACCTTGATCAGACCTGCGTGAACGATCTTAAAAAATTCCCAGGCGCGTGGGATGACAAACTTTTGCAACAAGCTTGTGCCAAAGTGATAATGGATCCGCAATGCGTGAGCGTTGAAGGCCGTCCTATTTATCATTATGACAAAACAGCTAGTGATACCGGTGCGAAACGTATCTTGGTGATCAGTCTGATTCATGGTGATGAAACACATGCGGGAACAGTCGGCCGTTACTGGATGGAACGTTTGGAAAGTATCGCTCCAAGAAATACGTGGAGAGTTGTTCCAGTTCTAAATCCTGATGGTGTGAAATACAAAACCCGCACGAACGCGAACAAGATCGACGTGAATCGTAACTTCCCAACAAAAGATTGGGATGCGGGCGCGATTGCTTCCTGGAAGAAAACAACAAGTGAAAATCCACGTCGCTTCCCAGGTAAAGAGGGTGGCAGCGAGCCGGAAACGAAATGTGCCCTTCACCATATCGATGATTTCAAACCTGATTTCATCGTGTCGGTGCACACTCCATTAAAGGTTTTGGATTTCGACGGGCCGAAATTTTCTCCACCGCCAAAGTTTGATTACTTGCCGTGGAGAAGTTTAGGAAATTATCCGGGCAGTCTTGGTCGCTACATGTGGATGGAAAGAAGTACTCCTGTATTAACGATGGAGCTAAAAGAAAATCTTCCACCGAACTTGGCACCGTTTGATCAATTGCAAGACATCATCGGGACACTGGTGAAGTTGGATGCAGCAAGAAAAGCTGCGAATACTTCCTCGGCGACAAGCTCCAGCAAGTATCTGCCTCTGGCTTTCGAAGTCGGTAAATAA
- the lexA gene encoding transcriptional repressor LexA — translation MTKKLPLPSLTPKEKSVLEYIEAQILSSGISPSYQEIKDHFGLASFNSVQNYLKQLTTKGYITNPVNQKRAIQVLHSASAVQDHLQAKVSTTTGSHRTKLLQARDEILSLPLLGKVAAGQPIENFKHDEFVDVPPSMVRNPSKSFALKVQGDSMIDDGIFDEDIILVQEQKSASNGDIVVATVDNEATVKRIYLRPRPDSGNSDKQVELRPSNSTMKSMWFTPDQVEIRGIVVGLIRKF, via the coding sequence ATGACAAAGAAATTGCCCCTCCCATCACTGACACCTAAAGAAAAATCCGTTCTCGAATATATCGAGGCGCAAATCTTAAGTTCAGGTATTTCTCCGTCATATCAAGAAATTAAGGATCACTTCGGTCTAGCGTCGTTCAATTCGGTTCAGAATTATCTGAAGCAATTAACGACGAAGGGTTACATCACAAACCCAGTTAACCAGAAGAGAGCCATCCAAGTGCTTCATTCAGCGTCCGCTGTTCAGGATCACTTGCAAGCAAAAGTCTCGACGACGACGGGATCTCATCGCACTAAGCTCCTCCAGGCTCGTGACGAGATCCTGTCCCTTCCCTTACTTGGGAAGGTGGCTGCGGGACAACCTATTGAAAATTTCAAACATGATGAATTCGTTGATGTCCCACCCTCCATGGTTCGCAATCCTTCAAAGTCTTTCGCTTTGAAAGTACAGGGCGATTCCATGATTGATGACGGTATTTTTGATGAAGACATCATTCTGGTTCAGGAACAAAAATCTGCGAGCAATGGCGATATCGTGGTTGCAACTGTCGATAATGAAGCGACGGTGAAACGTATTTACCTACGCCCCCGCCCTGACAGCGGCAACTCGGATAAACAAGTTGAACTGCGTCCGTCCAATTCCACAATGAAATCTATGTGGTTCACGCCAGATCAAGTTGAGATTCGCGGCATTGTTGTGGGTTTGATTCGCAAATTCTAA